Below is a window of Vulpes vulpes isolate BD-2025 chromosome 14, VulVul3, whole genome shotgun sequence DNA.
GAGTACTTAGTGCTGTATTCCTCTTATAAGTACTCAGTATTAGAAGTTACTAAACATAATGCCATATATGTCATAAACTTATGTCATAAAACAGTGACAAGAGGACAAAGTTCAAGGTTGGAATCCTAAATGCAACAAGGAAGtcagtataaaagaaaataacgGATATTCAGAGTGAGAACCTAGGTAGACTACTAAAAGTTGGAAGCCTGGTTTAGAAACCATCTGAAGCAGTTAATAGAATAGACAATATCAAACAAATGAACATTTAAAGAGAATGGGGTCAGACTTTGGGGTTTATCAAATGAATCTTTATTTGCTCTAAGAAAAAAAGTCTTGAGGTTGTAAATTTGAAAGCATCCTTTTTCCTTATTGTCTGATATAGTTACTCTGaatcctccctccatcctcctttCACACTTACACTTCCAGGGAATTGATTTTtccaacaggaactctcattcttcaggatgcctgggtggctctgtggttgagcggctgccttctgctcagggtgtggtcccagggtcctgggttagaatcccacatccggctccttgcggggagcctgcttctccctttgcctatgtctccgcctctcgggaataaataaataatctttaaaaaaaagaacaacaacccAAAAAACCAGGAACGCTCTCATTCTTCAGTGGACTTTGTGATCAGGAATCTGCAGTTGATAGTTCACCATTCATTCCCTCCTAAAAGCCCTCTTCAGCCTCCTTGATTttgcatcttttttattttcctgctagTAATATTTAGTTatacttaatatattaaatataaatactaaatgtTAGATTTATTACAACACACTATATATCACTATTCTAAATgttcatacattttaatttattaatctttGCAAAACCCTATCTGGTAGATAGTGTTATTACCGTCATTTTACATATGTAGAAATTGAATTGCAGAGAGGTTAAACAACTTGCCCCAGATCATATAGCTAGAAAGTTGTCAGAGCCATCTTTCAAACCCAGAGAGTCCGTACTTCTAACCACTGTCATATTGGTTTCTTggccactctttttttctttttaattttattttaaagtaatctccacatccagcttggggcttgaactcctgagtcacatgctctcctgctaaaccagccaggtgccccttggccaCTCTTTCTTAATCTCTGGTATGAATTCTCTTATTCAATATATCCCTCAAATGTTGACATTTCTTAGAGATGTTTTATATGTCACCtttttctcccagtctttggTGAACTTGTCTACTTTTGTGGTTTCAATTACTATTTTTGCTGGCAGTCCATAAATCTATATTTCTACCTGAGATCATTCTTCTAAATTTCAAACATCCTGTAACTGTCTGTTGGATAGCTTCCACTTGGATATTTCAATCACCTCAAAGTCAGCATATATAAAGTCtgcgtttattttcttttctccctccagaGTGTTCCATATCTCAGTAAATGGCATCATCCATTGAGTTGACCAAGCCAGAAAAGTTTTATCCTAGACTCACTTTGCCTTTCTGACATCAGTCAGGTGATAAATAATCAGGGCTTAGGTTAAGCCATTGATGGAAATCATGAATGGAACTAATCACTTAAAGATGGTGGGAGAGCCTACCATTATAATTGGTAATTGAGGAGCACTCCCATGATCTCCCTCTTGACAGTGGCTGGTGGATAGGATATACACAGTTTgaagattatataatatatagaaaaagcttagaaaaaaaatgatcttggGGGTAATTGAATAATGCACGAAAACTGAGAAGTTAGGGGAAATGTTATCAACACAAGTGAGGGAGATAAATTATAGTATCATTCCTAAGGTgcatgtttttttaaacattttaacatcCTTGAAATTGGAATGGTGGCATCCTCATTAtttggtgttttggttttttcccccctaagcaatatgtaaaataatggcACATCTTAGAGTTGATGGCATCTTAGTTTTGATAAAATACAGTAGTTTTAGGGTAAGTTGACATTTGCCTACACTTTTAATTGCCAGACTGGAAGAAAGAACATATTTGTAATCCTTCCTTCCTAGatggtttaaaacaatagaaagtGTGATATTTGTGCATGATATACAAAGAGAAATATCAAATGATCCCACAACCTACTTAAATACCTACCATTAGTGCTAATAATACATGGGTGATAGTAAAAAGTAAGTAGTGATTTCCTAAGACTAGTAGATCAAAAGTGGTGTAGAACTGTTATCTACAAAATCTCTCTGGTGTGATAAGACTACTACTAATTAAGctccacttttttttccctttcaaagtAACTTAGATAAATGACTATTGCTACCTCTATTTTGATGGAGAGTTCAGTTgaatgttgcctttttttttttttaacaggtagCAGATATCAAGAGGGTTAACAATCTCATCAGCGATCAAGACTTTTTTGCCCTTAggtctatcaaaattccagttaAAAAATTTAGTTCATTGACTGAAACACTTTATCCTCCAAAAGGAAGACAGGCTTCACGTCCTTCATCTGTTCAATATGTTCCGGAACAACAGGAAATTTTGCCACCTAatgattctctttcttccagtgAGTCAgctgataactttttaaaagaagtagaCCGAGACATAGAACAAATAGTAAAATGTACAGAcaccaaaaaagagaatcttaatgAGGTGGTATCTGCTTTAACAGCACAACAGATACGTTTTGAACCTGATAACAAAAACATTCAACGTAAGGATCCTTATTATGGAGCGGACTGGGGAATAGGGTGGTGGACAGCTGTAGTGATAATGTTGATAGTAGGTATAATAACGCCagtattttatttactgtattaTGAAATTTTAGCTAAAGTGGATGTTAGTCACCATTCAACAATAGATTCTTCACATTTGCATTCAGGAGTGACACCTCCATCAcaacaaagagaaatggaaaatggaattGGTCCAACTAAAGGAATACCCTTTGGCCAACATGATCATAAACTATATAGTCAAGATTCTCAATCACCTGCTGCTCAACACAAGACATAGCAGTTAgctcataaaaataatattgttaatgATCATGTGTATCTGGAGTGTGGTGAATCAGTTATATTCAATAACCACTTTAAGGGCAGAAGTTAGGGAGATTGAAGATGCTTATGTTTTTTTGCCCTTTTGGGGGAGCCATTTACAAATTGAGTATAAAATTCTTACAGTTGCTAGTTGTTGATAATGAGAGTTGTGAATCCATGTATCTGTTGTATCAATGCTTAAAGCAGAAATGGATTTAAATGTGGGTCTAGGAAGCTCTTAACTTGGAAAATGcatcatttttcttattcaagGTTGGttatgtttaagttttattttccaagGAATTATTTTTTGGCTTAAGTCCCCAAAATAATGTATTCTAGTTAAGAAGTTGCCCTTTGGTCACTAGAACACTGGATTGGGTCAAGACCTAAAagtattctttgtcttttaaagctcactgcctctgcttctgttttttaaGTGATTATATTTGCCACTGTTATTTGAAAGCACTTTTGTAATTCTTTAATGAAAAGTGTTATACGAATTAGcattatttaggaaataaatcCTTACATACTGTGATAAGTTGTTGCTGTGTTACATGCAGTAACATGCCTTAATTGCATTTAATGCCTTATGATAATTGCTTTACGTAAGCTAATaccatttttagaattaaaattaagtattatttCAGATGGTCCAACAGGATTCATAACATATGCTGTTGTAAGTTCGTCTCCACCTTCACTATCAAGCACAACAGTATAGGTTTATTAAAACAGATTTTCATGGGCTGCCTCAGGTCTGTTGCAGAAAATGATTAATAAGCAAAAGCAAAGGTGAAAGAGCCCTTTTGCATTAACAGTAACAAATTATTTCTTGATCCGTTAACCTggttttcaaagagaaaatgtcCAACTtagacctttttttcccctctgaactGTAGCATCAATTTGGGGAACAGAGGCCAGAGGTGTGTGGATCAATTGAAAGGGCTTGATAGTGCTACTTCTTAAGATTTGCTGGGGATCAGACATAGTTTGGCTAACTAAGCATCATTTGCCTACTGATTTCCATCATTTAGTTTTATAaagtatgtgttttaaaaatgttaaccaaAATGATTCATTAGAAGAAAGATTTGGTGGAGTCTGAATTGTCTGTTTTGTGTATAATAAAGTATGTATCTTAAGTTATATAATACCACCTCATTTTCTGGgcattatttcctaatttttaatgtttcaggTTTTGACTAGTCATTTTATATTTGCAACTccaatattgatttttaaaaaggggaggagTGAATAAGTATGGTAAATGAGGTTTTCATGTACTTTCAGGAGGAAAGTATCATAAAAAGACAGGACAAAGAAGTCAAGCATTAAAGCCCTTGCATGTATTAGAGGACCTTAGACaattaatgaaaaatgttaatatagAAGTTGTAGCAAAATCATTTTTTGAGTAACTCCtttaatttggaattttaaaaattattttaatgtgcCTTggtatcttgaaaaaaatgtatgatcTTTCTAATCTACGCTCAGTGTTAACTTGGTCAGTTTACATTGTATTTATTACACTTGCCGAAAAATCAAGTTTTAGGGAAGgaaaatggattattttaggGTAGAATTTAGAACTTTGTTTACATCAAATTGATGAAAACACGGAGTCAGTAATTCCTTTTTGCTAGTGCTACTTTGAAATTGTGATAGGTCTGATTTCCAAAGTAAGTGACTTAAAGTGGTGAAGTGTACTATGTACTTGATTTAAAACCATTTCTGTCTTGCAGTGTCCTGTTCCTTGAAGGAAATTTAACATATCCTTATGACACAATCAGGCAGTTTCCCTTCTCTATATCTTTGAATTCCTTATAATtctatatatgtcatatatatagaattttagattttaatctttaagggtcatttaaaaaatttcctaagCATTTAATAGTTCTAGAAtaatttaagcttttaaaaacgACTCATATACATCAAAATTTATAGCAAATACAGATTACTTGGTAAAACTTAATAAGTTATTATTTGATATTGTGGGTTTTGTGTTGGAACCTTTATTTGAATTTACTTGGACACTTTACATTAGAAggtatgtatgttatatatatccTAACAAATCGTTCTGTTTGGTTTGCTTAAAAAATTGGAgttgtaaatgaagaaaaatctatttttaggacagattattatttctcttaaacCTGGGTATAAATGGTTAAGATCGTTTTGAACTGTTGAATGCTGTTTAAAGTTTTTGCCATCCTACTCCTAGAAAAGTATGGGATTCGTCTTTTCAAAAGACAGATTAAAAGATTACACAGTCTGCTGGCCGTATTAGAATTAGAAGATATTAAATGAACTTTTCCAaaggactttgttttttaaagcttttctttttctgtactcACTTGTTCAGCAAGAATTCTTTAAATGAACCACTACTTAGTAATTAGTTCTTTTTAAGGTATCTGTTTCTAAAATTACCTATATGGGAATATGAAGGGTGTTTCAGAAATACCATGAAGCCAGGATCCAGTCAAAGCATTACAGGGTAAATGTGGAAGTTTTAGAAATCTGTATTTAAATGGTGCATTATGATGAGTATCATTCTTATTTTGAATTACAACAACGTTGCTCAGGAAATCAGTATTTTTCTTCCAAGTATGTGCATATTGCACTGTTAGATAATAGAAATATCTGAAtgctttatttaattctttttatgtatgCAAATACTATAAATCTTTTGTATGATGTATTTTATACAAATGCAAAATGCAATTGTAGAACATTATTAGCATGTACATCTGTAAAACTCGTTTTTAAAACTTTCTGCcccttatttttcatattttaaaagatatgcaaatgtaataaagtttctattttattattcagtCTAAAATGGAAGCTGGTGAATTTAATTGAATAAAAGCAAACatgttttcttctctaaaaactattttatgtaGAGATACTGTGTAAGGTAACTAGAATTTTCCCCTTGtcatacagaaataaaatccacTGGATTATTTATAGGACACAGATGAAGACAAATTTCAGATTGATATTCTTTGGATGTTCTTCGATATCAGGGAAGACTTTATGAGGCTTGGTTCATGGCTGCTTAGCAAGTTGTGGGTGGGGCATTTAACAAAATGCtctatatgtaaattttatcatGAAACAACCTTTCCACTTCaggatacttttttaaagatttatttatttatttattcatttatttatttactttatttatttatttatttatttatttatttatttatttatgataggcatagagagagaggcagagacacaggcagagggagaagcaggctccatgctgggagcccgatgcgggactcgatcccgggactccaggatcatgccctgggccaatggcaggcgccaaactgctgagccacccagggatcccaaagatacttttttaaattaccagCAGCAAAAGTAATTGAAAAAGTtgtttgaagttttatttattgggggaaTTTGTGATGTAATCCTTTTCcccttaaaattgtatttaaactcctattttaataaaaagcttttactAACTCCAGAGGCTTTAAGCATATTAAGGCAAAGCCATTGACACTACATTTGAATGTGGTAGGAATGGAAAGGTTAACAAGGTCCTCTAAATTTCTTTGCATTCTCTTGTATCCACTGTAAGTCTGTGATACTAATGATCACACTAATACACTGTCTGCCAAATCTCTTTATTTGTAAACACGACTTTAATCACCTAGAGTTTTCTTTTGTGGGTGGTTTATTCAAGAATATTTGGTAACTGTCATACTTACttgctcaataaatagttattaGGTAAAATTACTTTTCTCAAGCATATTTAAG
It encodes the following:
- the LYSMD3 gene encoding lysM and putative peptidoglycan-binding domain-containing protein 3; this translates as MAGRHQNRSFPLPGVHSSGQVHAFGNCTDSDVLEEDAEVYELRSRGKEKIRRSTSRDRLDDIIVLTKDIQEGDTLNAIALQYCCTVADIKRVNNLISDQDFFALRSIKIPVKKFSSLTETLYPPKGRQASRPSSVQYVPEQQEILPPNDSLSSSESADNFLKEVDRDIEQIVKCTDTKKENLNEVVSALTAQQIRFEPDNKNIQRKDPYYGADWGIGWWTAVVIMLIVGIITPVFYLLYYEILAKVDVSHHSTIDSSHLHSGVTPPSQQREMENGIGPTKGIPFGQHDHKLYSQDSQSPAAQHKT